The genomic interval AGAGAAATCCTTGGAATGTTCCGGTTGCTGACCATCCTTCACTCATAGAAATGAGAAAGAAACCGAGCAGTGCAAAGCCTATATCAAGTACCAGCCCTACGACACTCAAAATTATCGTGACCGCATTAAGAACCTTCGTCAGCTTTGTACTGGTATCGGCAACAGCTTTAAATGCCTTTCCAAGCGTTTCCCAAGTAGATAGAAGGCCAAACCACTCAGCCTTAACAGTCTTGAAAGCAGTGAAAAGGTATTTTCCCGTTACTACGTAACCTATAAGGTCATTAATAACGGAAACCACTTTGAACGCAGTACTTACAGAAGTCTCTACAAGACTTGCTACAAAGGGCTTTTCATACGCTTTGAAATCGGTAAGGTCATCCCCTATCCTTGGTACGGTTGACTCACCCACATTCCAAGCAAGCGCTAAGAGCATCATGGAGGATAAGGTATCTTCCTCCAGACCGATAGACTCTCCCCATTCCTGCATTTCAGCCATAACCGCTTTTGTTTCAAGGACTTCTTGAGTGGTGGTATTATACCAGCTTGTCTTCAACATTTTCATGGTAATCATCGGCTCGCTCCGCAAGTCTACCGAGAGATTATTTCCCAGGATGCAGGAGTGCGAGTCAATCTCGGACAGCTCTGTCTTCGTGAAATTACTCGCAAAAGCAGCAATAACAGGAAGAATCTGGTTCTCGGGCAGCGAATTCAGGGCAGCGGGCGTCATCCTGCTGGTAATGTTCAACAATGCCAGATCCTGATGCGAGAAGCTCTTGATTGACGAAGTAATACTCACGTTATGATTGGCAAGTTCTGCTGGCATATCGTATACTAAAGTCTGATTATTTCTCAGGAACGCATATGCCAATAAAAAGTTGGCACCTATCGTCTGGTTAATATCATCACTATAAAACAGGCCTACGTCATTACCATAGCTCTCCTCAACACTGAACCCGGTGAGTGTAAAGCGTTCGTTATACTTGACAAGCGTGGTATTTTCGGATAGTATTGTCCCATTTTCCATGCGGTCGGTCTTTGCCTTCACCAGCCAGATAAGACTTGCATTCCCTCGGATGTCAAGCGGCTGAGAGGCGGGATAGAACATTTTGCCACCTAGAGCCACATCTGCCCCGCGGCTCTGGACCTGAGCGAGAGGAACATATGCCCTGTCGGCAAAGATGCCAATACCATAATCCGTCACCTCTGATTGCGCTGGAACCTGATTTAAGGTCAACTCAAGCATGGGGATAATTTGGATATCATCCGTGGAATTATCCAGATCCTGCATCGTGCCCTTACAGTCATAGGGCCAGTCCCAAGTCCGTAAAGGCAGCATCATATTGTCAGGATTGTCAGGTCTTAGCTGGAAGTTTATGTATGTGGGATGCCCGTTGGTCTTGATATCAAAATTGAAGCTTTCGCTTGTGCTGGATTTTGAGAACGGGGACAAATCTAACGTATCAGTCACGCCGTCACCATCATTATCGAAATCCCACTGATTGGGAAAGCCATCATCATCACAATCAAGAGAGGAGACGTTTGTCACCTCGAAATAATCCGATAAACCATCACCGTTTGAATCCGGCTCCAGAGGGTCCAGATTATTCCTCGCTTCGTACGAATCAGTCAATAGGTCGAAATCCGAATCTGAATTGTTCAAGTCAGTGCCGAGTATCCACTCCACCGAGTCGTAGAGACCATCACCGTCAGTATCTGTTCGGTTAGTCAAAGGCGTTGCATTCTGAAGGGCATCCACATCGATTTCAAAGCTCTGCTGCTGATTCGCCGCGGCACGCATCTGCCCAAGCGCGCTCAAAGCGGAAGCGGTGGCGGGTGTGATGGAAGAAGGCGCTGGTTTTGAATCCAACCGTAACGTAGTCTCAGCAGGTCGGGCGATGGCTGGCTGCAAAGCGGCCGCTACGAGCATGCAGATGGCGAAAAACGCGAAGATACAGAGTGATTTTGAAGAGTGTTTTAACATTATCACTCTATATAAACGTACACTTCAATGTTACATTTAAACGTTTCTGTTCTGCTCGAACTCTTAGACGTATGCTTATTCACTCGATAAGCTCTTGCAGGACCGAAACCACTGTATCCAACTGCTCTTTACTGATGACTAATGGTGGGACCAATCGAATCACATTCCCGACGGTGCAATTGAGCAGGATTCCTCGTGCAATAGCCTTATCTAGGAGTTCGCTACAGGGCATTACTAATTCGATCGCCATCATCAGCCCTTTGCCTCGTATCTCCTTCACCACCAGACGTGATTCCAGTCCGTTCTCACCGTGAACTCGCTCCATGACGTAGTTGCCGAGTTCTCGTGACCGTTCCACAAGTTTCTCATCTTCCATCACGCTAATAGAGGCTAATGCCGTCGCACACGCCAGCGGATTGCCACCGAAGGTTGACGCGTGCTCACTGGCTTCGAATTCTATGCCATCGCGTGCAAGCATGGCGCCGATGGGGAAGCCCGCGCCCAACGCCTTTGCAAGTGTCATTATATCCGGCTCGACACCATCGTGATCCTTGCCAAACCATTTACCGGTGCGGCCAAACCCGGTCTGCACCTCGTCCAGAATCAGCAAGACTCCTTTCTCCGTGCAGATCTCGCGTACCTCGTTCAAATAGCCCGCAGAGGGCACAATTACGCCATTTTCGCCCTGGATGGGCTCTAATATAACTGCAGCAGTCTCGTCGTCGATCGCGTCTCGAATCGCCTCGGCATCGTTGTATTGCACGAATTTAACGCTCTTTAGGAGCAACGGCTCGAACGGGCGTCTGAATTTCGGCTCATACGTTGCACTCAGGGAAACCACGGTTCTGCCGTGAAAACTTCCTTGTGCCGCGATGAAGCCACGCTTGCCGGTTACTTTACATGCCAGCTTCATTGCGGCTTCTATGCTCTCCGCGCCTGAATTACAGAAGAACGCCTTGGCCATGCCGCTCAGCTCCGATAGCTTCTCTGCGAGTTTCACCTGCGGCTCCGTATAATACAGATTGGAGACGTGCATGAGTTTCGCTGCCTGTTCCTGGATCGCCTTGACAACAACGGGATGGCTGTACCCCACGGCATTCACCGCAATGCCACCCACGCAATCGATATACTCGTTACCGAAGAAGTCCTTCACTACCGCGCCTTTGCCCTCTTTGAGTACGAGCTGCGGCCTTTTGTATGTTTGCATGATATACCGCTTCTCAAGCGCAATAATCTCTTCCTGAGACGAAAACATCTCATCCATTCACCTTCCTAGCTCCTTCAGCAATTTCCGAGGATTCACGTCCATCGCTTTTCGCACTTCGTCGGGGTCTAACCCGGTACCTGCGAGGATTCGTGCACCGAATTCTTCGGTCAGGAAATCGTCCGGAGAATGCAAATCCGAATTGAGCACGACGCTCGCTCCGACGTTCCGTGCGACTTGCGCAACGTGCCCATTGGTCAGGGAATGCCCCTTTCGTGACGAGATTTCGAGATAAATGCCATTTTCCTTTGCTCGTTCCGCTTCCTCTTCTGTTATCAGGCCGGGATGTGCGAGTATGTTCACGGCGGGGTTGCTCACGGCTGCTCTGTTCGTGCCGCTTTCCACAGGCTCCGCGATCGTCTCGCCATGCACCACCACCAGTTCCGCACCCAAATCCGTTGCCTTTTTCACGAGTGCCCCGATCTTCTCTGGCGGCACATGCGTGATTTCCACGCCTCTTATCACTTCTATCTCACTGTTTGGGTTAGCCTGGAGTTCTGATTTCTGTAAACACTTCAGTATGTGCTCCACGTTCGTGAAATCCACGTGGTCCGTTATTGCAACCGCTTCGTAGCCGTGAACGACCGCTCGCCTTACCAATTCGCTCGGGATGAGCTCGCCGTCGCTGAGGAGCGAATGCGTATGTAGATCAAACATTTTTACGTTTACTTGCCTCCGCTCTTAGTCTTAGATTTCTCACGCAGCTCTTTTATCCCGTTCGCAATTTCTTGCACGATCTCGCCTTTACGGCCTTTTTTAGTCACTAACACGCGACCGCTCTTGTCCCAGTGCGCCTTCGGATACGCCTTCTCCTTCTCCACTTCAGGCTCAAGGTTGAGCGTTCGCGCAACCGATTCGATCTCCTCCACTTTTGGCGATTTCACAGCGTGCTTGCGCGCGACGAGTCGCCCTTCGCTTTTCGTTTTTCCCGCGGCCAGATACGCAGGCCAGATGACCATCTTCTTCATAAACTGTTCTTTTGAAAAAGAGACCTTAACTAAAGAAAAAGCTTGATGGCCGGAATCAAATCGCTATACTTATTCTCGTTGATTGATGATAGATTGCTCTTTGAGGATTGACGTTGCTGAAGAAATAACTTGAGATTGCTGGAATGCTTCATCAAGGAAGCGTTTATAAAAGTGATTGCAGCCCAGCCCATATATCCTGAATATTGATACCCAACTGCTGCCATACGACGTACGCACCGATGAACGTGCCCGCAATGCTGCCCAGATTCGCCAGTGCCGCGACAAGGATAACTTTAAACAGCCGGTTGCTCATCAATTCCCGCACCGATTCCACCTCGAGCATGCT from Methanomicrobia archaeon carries:
- a CDS encoding acetylornithine transaminase; this encodes MFSSQEEIIALEKRYIMQTYKRPQLVLKEGKGAVVKDFFGNEYIDCVGGIAVNAVGYSHPVVVKAIQEQAAKLMHVSNLYYTEPQVKLAEKLSELSGMAKAFFCNSGAESIEAAMKLACKVTGKRGFIAAQGSFHGRTVVSLSATYEPKFRRPFEPLLLKSVKFVQYNDAEAIRDAIDDETAAVILEPIQGENGVIVPSAGYLNEVREICTEKGVLLILDEVQTGFGRTGKWFGKDHDGVEPDIMTLAKALGAGFPIGAMLARDGIEFEASEHASTFGGNPLACATALASISVMEDEKLVERSRELGNYVMERVHGENGLESRLVVKEIRGKGLMMAIELVMPCSELLDKAIARGILLNCTVGNVIRLVPPLVISKEQLDTVVSVLQELIE
- a CDS encoding histidinol phosphate phosphatase domain-containing protein, with amino-acid sequence MFDLHTHSLLSDGELIPSELVRRAVVHGYEAVAITDHVDFTNVEHILKCLQKSELQANPNSEIEVIRGVEITHVPPEKIGALVKKATDLGAELVVVHGETIAEPVESGTNRAAVSNPAVNILAHPGLITEEEAERAKENGIYLEISSRKGHSLTNGHVAQVARNVGASVVLNSDLHSPDDFLTEEFGARILAGTGLDPDEVRKAMDVNPRKLLKELGR
- a CDS encoding signal recognition particle protein Srp19 (binds to 7S RNA to mediate binding of the signal recognition particle protein Srp54), with the translated sequence MKKMVIWPAYLAAGKTKSEGRLVARKHAVKSPKVEEIESVARTLNLEPEVEKEKAYPKAHWDKSGRVLVTKKGRKGEIVQEIANGIKELREKSKTKSGGK